The proteins below come from a single Rhodothermales bacterium genomic window:
- the recN gene encoding DNA repair protein RecN produces MLRSLHIRDFALIEDLKVSFGPGLNIITGETGAGKSILIGALKMILGERALKDVIRVGAEKSVIEGVFDHVDSEDIRALLSAAEVEWQPLLVVRREISASQSRAFINDTPTTATALRDVADHLIDLHGQHEHQSLLRTETHVDLLDNFGNLSDTLDEYSRAFKKAQNVSNELERMSRRKGVLAERRELFEYQIAEIDRVGPVADEEAKLQREQEVLENTERLSELAARLHETLYDSDGSVYERLGEAMRDFADLIRIDRELETTFSEIESAKVVVDEVSRTLSNYASSLEFDAERLEVVRERLSEYQGLAKKYGGSVEAVIEHRTRIGREHETATNFDAAIERLEKAMEESCASLTELAFRLSDERVANATKVQNAVVSELSSLGIRKPEFEVQVERVEDKDGWVWSRWESSAPVKYRASARGIDRVEFLISTNVGESVKPLAKVASGGEVSRIMLALKTILAKSDAFPILVFDEIDAGISGAISQKVGESLRDLAVGHQILCITHLPQVAAMADLHFVVEKTVAGQRTRTSIRRLGDKERTEEVASLMSGAEITEASLQSARELMEIASRADVKEPVKQVSNS; encoded by the coding sequence GTGCTAAGATCACTTCATATTCGCGACTTCGCGTTGATCGAGGATCTGAAGGTCAGTTTCGGACCCGGACTCAACATTATCACCGGAGAGACCGGTGCCGGCAAGTCGATTCTAATCGGCGCGCTGAAGATGATCCTCGGTGAGCGGGCTCTCAAAGACGTCATACGTGTTGGAGCCGAGAAATCTGTAATCGAGGGAGTGTTCGACCATGTGGACAGCGAAGACATCCGGGCTTTGCTGAGTGCTGCGGAAGTCGAATGGCAACCCCTGCTCGTTGTTCGCCGTGAAATATCCGCCTCGCAAAGTCGGGCGTTTATCAACGACACGCCGACCACCGCAACGGCACTCAGAGATGTAGCAGATCATCTCATTGATCTTCACGGACAGCATGAGCATCAATCGCTGCTGCGTACAGAAACGCACGTAGATCTACTCGACAACTTCGGGAATCTGTCCGACACCCTTGATGAGTACAGCCGCGCTTTCAAGAAGGCACAGAATGTGTCGAACGAACTGGAGCGTATGTCGCGTCGCAAGGGTGTGCTGGCCGAGCGCCGCGAGTTATTCGAATATCAGATTGCTGAAATCGACCGTGTCGGACCAGTCGCGGATGAGGAAGCCAAACTGCAGCGCGAGCAGGAAGTACTGGAGAATACTGAGCGACTCAGCGAACTTGCGGCTCGCCTGCACGAAACGCTCTATGATTCTGATGGCTCGGTCTACGAGCGGCTCGGCGAGGCGATGCGCGATTTTGCCGATCTAATCCGTATTGACCGGGAGTTGGAGACGACGTTTTCCGAGATCGAGTCGGCAAAGGTTGTTGTTGATGAAGTCTCGCGAACGCTGTCCAATTACGCTTCCTCTCTGGAGTTCGATGCCGAACGTCTGGAAGTTGTTCGGGAGCGCCTCTCGGAGTACCAGGGCCTTGCGAAGAAGTACGGCGGTTCCGTCGAGGCTGTAATCGAGCATCGCACGCGCATTGGTCGCGAGCACGAAACAGCTACGAATTTCGACGCGGCAATCGAGCGGCTTGAGAAAGCTATGGAGGAGTCGTGCGCGTCCCTGACGGAGCTTGCGTTCCGACTCTCCGATGAGAGGGTCGCGAACGCGACGAAGGTCCAGAATGCAGTGGTGAGCGAACTGTCGAGTCTGGGAATTCGGAAACCCGAGTTTGAGGTCCAGGTCGAGCGTGTTGAGGACAAGGACGGCTGGGTATGGTCCAGATGGGAAAGCTCTGCGCCCGTGAAGTACCGGGCGTCAGCCCGCGGCATCGACCGCGTGGAATTTCTGATCAGCACGAACGTCGGTGAGTCCGTAAAGCCGCTGGCGAAGGTTGCGTCCGGAGGAGAGGTAAGTCGTATCATGCTCGCGCTGAAGACGATCCTCGCGAAGAGCGACGCATTTCCGATACTTGTCTTTGACGAGATAGACGCGGGCATTTCCGGTGCGATCTCTCAGAAGGTGGGCGAGAGCCTTCGGGACCTGGCAGTGGGCCATCAGATATTATGCATCACGCATCTACCCCAGGTTGCCGCGATGGCGGACCTGCACTTCGTGGTGGAGAAGACGGTAGCCGGCCAACGGACGCGCACATCCATACGACGGCTGGGAGACAAGGAGCGAACAGAAGAAGTCGCATCTCTCATGAGCGGCGCCGAGATCACAGAAGCGAGCCTCCAGAGCGCAAGAGAGCTGATGGAAATCGCCAGTCGCGCGGACGTAAAGGAGCCCGTCAAGCAAGTCTCGAATTCGTAA
- a CDS encoding phosphoglucomutase/phosphomannomutase family protein: MAGDAIKFGTDGWRAIIADTYTFDNVAKVAQATSQWLHREYGKDPAVVIGHDTRFLGREFSEHCARVFAAAGVRVILADAVATTPAISWAAKEYGCSAGIVITASHNPPAYSGYKIKAHFGGPATPDMIDAVEAELDRLDEIGTLVPFDKLVESGDVELKDIAGAYVAVLRNRLDIAAIRKSGIRVAHDAMFGAGRGVISTLLGSKNVAELRSEYNPGFGGQAPEPIERNLEDLSKTVVAQKCAVGIANDGDADRVGMYDEKGEFVSSHLMLALLVKYLHREQGLSGDIVKTFSTTHMLDRIGEAYGLPVQTTPIGFKYIASKIVEGDVLVGGEESGGMAVKGHIPERDGIYIGLLITEMVVKRGKPLSELVDELYDEFGGHYTYRVDVHTTEEKKKAVLERLESEGGLQTIAGHRVSELQTMDGYKHTSDGGWLLIRPSGTEPVLRVYSESDTPEHATEIVDDALKQLGV, translated from the coding sequence ATGGCTGGCGACGCGATCAAATTCGGCACCGACGGGTGGCGTGCGATCATTGCAGATACGTACACATTCGATAATGTGGCGAAGGTAGCGCAGGCAACGTCTCAGTGGCTGCATCGCGAATATGGGAAAGATCCTGCCGTGGTGATTGGTCACGACACGCGATTCCTGGGCAGAGAGTTTTCAGAGCACTGCGCACGGGTATTTGCGGCGGCTGGAGTGCGCGTTATTCTCGCGGATGCTGTTGCGACAACGCCCGCCATTAGCTGGGCTGCAAAGGAATATGGCTGCAGTGCGGGGATCGTCATTACGGCGAGCCACAATCCTCCCGCCTACAGCGGCTACAAAATCAAAGCCCATTTTGGTGGACCGGCGACACCCGACATGATCGACGCCGTCGAGGCTGAACTGGATCGGCTGGATGAGATCGGGACGCTCGTGCCCTTCGATAAGCTGGTTGAGTCGGGTGACGTCGAACTCAAGGACATTGCCGGCGCGTACGTAGCGGTTCTCAGGAACAGACTGGATATCGCGGCCATCCGTAAGTCGGGTATCCGAGTCGCCCACGACGCCATGTTTGGTGCCGGCCGAGGGGTAATTTCGACGCTGCTTGGTTCGAAGAACGTGGCGGAGCTTCGATCGGAATACAATCCCGGCTTCGGTGGGCAGGCCCCGGAGCCGATCGAACGCAATCTCGAGGATCTGTCAAAGACCGTCGTGGCGCAGAAGTGTGCGGTCGGAATCGCGAACGATGGCGATGCGGACAGAGTTGGTATGTATGACGAAAAAGGCGAATTCGTCAGCTCTCATTTGATGCTCGCATTGCTCGTCAAGTATCTCCACAGGGAACAGGGCCTGTCGGGTGATATCGTCAAGACCTTCTCGACTACTCATATGTTGGATCGGATCGGCGAAGCGTACGGTCTTCCGGTGCAGACAACGCCTATCGGCTTCAAATACATCGCGTCGAAAATCGTCGAAGGAGACGTACTCGTCGGCGGCGAGGAGTCAGGGGGTATGGCAGTCAAAGGACATATCCCTGAGCGGGACGGGATCTACATTGGTTTGTTGATTACGGAGATGGTCGTCAAGAGGGGCAAGCCCCTGTCGGAACTCGTAGACGAGCTATACGACGAGTTTGGTGGTCACTATACGTATCGCGTGGACGTGCACACTACCGAGGAGAAGAAGAAGGCCGTACTCGAACGACTTGAGAGCGAAGGAGGTCTTCAAACGATCGCCGGCCATCGCGTCTCCGAGCTGCAAACGATGGACGGCTACAAGCACACGTCGGATGGTGGCTGGCTGCTTATCCGGCCGTCCGGTACCGAGCCGGTGCTTCGTGTCTATTCTGAATCCGACACGCCCGAGCATGCTACGGAGATTGTTGACGACGCGCTGAAACAGCTGGGTGTATAA